In a genomic window of Desulfopila inferna:
- a CDS encoding ATP-binding protein, whose amino-acid sequence MVSTTKKNILRISIVAFLILLISVLYYLEPQEEVVWHLIYRELYLLPVFLAGFWFGLRGGLAAAFGITVLYMPDVIRSSSGSIPDDFAGIFEVVLFIILGGLIGWLRDREKANQEMRRREEGLAAMGKAVAFVAHDMKTPLMAIGGLCLQIRRKLEPEDAVGKKLDIIVQQTQRLETMIKDLLAFARPLELEWHEGEVSNFLQEILPVAKELAGKYNVNLKLALEDDQVRFFYDPNRLQQALLNLINNAVEASSARETVIIRTRMDDSRNLVIEVQDQGPGISTAIIDDIFQPFVSKKKEGTGLGLPICKKIIEAHGGELQYEQLEGRGMIFRLILPKR is encoded by the coding sequence ATGGTGTCAACAACCAAAAAAAATATTCTTCGAATAAGCATTGTTGCTTTTCTGATTCTTCTCATAAGCGTGCTTTATTACCTGGAGCCACAGGAAGAAGTGGTATGGCACCTGATATATAGGGAGTTGTATCTCCTCCCTGTTTTTTTGGCCGGATTTTGGTTCGGTTTGCGCGGTGGGTTGGCTGCAGCTTTTGGTATTACCGTACTGTATATGCCTGATGTCATCAGGAGCTCAAGCGGAAGTATCCCCGATGATTTTGCGGGTATTTTCGAGGTTGTATTATTCATTATACTCGGGGGCTTGATCGGCTGGCTGCGGGATCGGGAAAAAGCTAATCAAGAGATGAGACGGCGGGAGGAAGGCCTGGCCGCAATGGGCAAGGCAGTTGCCTTCGTTGCCCATGACATGAAGACACCATTGATGGCCATCGGTGGACTGTGCCTGCAGATCAGACGTAAACTCGAACCGGAAGATGCTGTGGGAAAGAAGCTTGATATTATTGTGCAGCAAACGCAGAGGCTGGAAACGATGATCAAGGATTTGCTGGCTTTTGCCAGACCTCTTGAACTTGAGTGGCATGAGGGTGAAGTTAGTAACTTTCTTCAGGAAATACTGCCTGTTGCTAAAGAACTTGCCGGGAAATATAATGTAAACCTCAAGTTGGCCCTGGAGGATGACCAGGTACGTTTCTTCTATGATCCCAATCGGCTGCAACAGGCACTGCTTAATCTGATAAACAATGCAGTGGAGGCTTCTTCGGCCCGGGAGACGGTAATAATACGCACCAGGATGGACGATTCCCGCAACCTCGTAATAGAAGTGCAAGATCAGGGGCCGGGAATCTCTACTGCAATAATCGATGATATCTTCCAACCCTTTGTCTCGAAGAAAAAGGAAGGTACCGGTCTGGGATTGCCGATCTGCAAAAAGATTATCGAGGCCCACGGCGGTGAACTCCAGTATGAACAGCTTGAGGGGCGAGGTATGATCTTCAGGCTGATCCTTCCTAAAAGATAA
- a CDS encoding cytochrome d ubiquinol oxidase subunit II, with protein MDIINANLANIWLLLVGFFLLYYALTDGADLGIGMMTLFVWDSEEKNEMMQSIHSIWHGNQTWIVILGGMLFGAFPLFYSIVLSALYIPFTLMLFGFIFRGVAFEFHANAKWKKVWLFSFGIGSLMTTLGQGFALGGLLGGITVEAESFAGQPGDWINWYSFVATAGVIFGYLMLGSGFLIAKTTTAKLKEWSYRIGRLSGAVTLIVSAAVFLATSALHQNMAAKWLEWPPSFLYFFLLLTLVCFYMYFRSLRQRREFAPLFWNWLIITFSFTGLSIGLYPAMIPSIDTASLTVQDVAASQTTLQFMLVVMAILLPIILAYTSYSYWIFRGKNTMEGYSDH; from the coding sequence ATGGACATAATAAATGCGAATCTGGCCAACATATGGCTGCTGCTGGTCGGTTTTTTTCTGCTCTATTACGCTCTCACCGATGGAGCGGATCTTGGCATCGGCATGATGACCCTCTTTGTCTGGGACAGTGAGGAAAAAAATGAGATGATGCAATCGATCCATTCCATCTGGCATGGTAATCAGACCTGGATCGTTATCCTCGGCGGTATGCTGTTCGGGGCCTTTCCGCTCTTTTATTCCATAGTTCTTTCCGCCCTTTATATCCCCTTTACCCTAATGCTGTTCGGATTTATTTTTCGTGGAGTGGCTTTCGAATTTCATGCCAATGCCAAATGGAAAAAGGTGTGGCTCTTCTCCTTCGGCATCGGCAGTCTGATGACAACCCTGGGCCAAGGATTTGCCCTTGGCGGGCTGCTTGGTGGAATTACGGTGGAAGCTGAGTCTTTTGCCGGACAACCGGGAGACTGGATAAACTGGTATTCCTTTGTTGCCACCGCCGGCGTTATTTTTGGCTACCTGATGCTCGGATCAGGCTTTCTGATTGCCAAGACAACAACTGCAAAGCTGAAGGAGTGGAGTTATCGAATAGGCAGGCTTTCAGGTGCGGTCACCTTGATTGTATCCGCCGCGGTATTTCTGGCAACCAGCGCGCTGCATCAGAATATGGCAGCCAAATGGCTGGAATGGCCACCTTCATTTCTCTATTTCTTTCTGCTGCTAACGCTGGTGTGTTTTTACATGTATTTTCGGAGTCTGCGACAGAGAAGGGAATTTGCTCCGCTGTTCTGGAACTGGCTGATTATCACTTTCTCTTTTACCGGACTCTCCATTGGTCTGTATCCTGCTATGATTCCCAGTATAGATACTGCCTCTCTGACCGTACAGGATGTCGCCGCCAGTCAGACAACACTCCAGTTCATGCTGGTGGTTATGGCAATTCTATTACCCATAATCCTTGCCTATACCAGTTACAGTTATTGGATTTTCCGGGGAAAAAATACAATGGAAGGATACAGCGATCATTAG
- a CDS encoding cytochrome ubiquinol oxidase subunit I → MEIFQDHILLSRIHFAFTAIFHIIWPVLTIGLSIFLVVTEALWLITRKEIYYHHARFWMRLFLLNFAVGVVSGIPMEFQFGTNWSAFSRTGGDIFGHLLGFEASMAFMLEAAFLGIMAFGWKRVSAGMHLFATCMVAFGGSLSAFWIMAANSWMQTPVGGDFIEGRFYLTDIFAAIWNPDAFWGITHMWFACLEISIFVIGGISAWYLLRGRHPDFFLLSFKMMIIAGLFITTLQVVNGDGAGKSVFQNQPVKLAALEAHWETNPQGEGAGWKILAWPDENLQDNTWDIEVPYALSLITTYSPTGQVMGLREVPAEDQPPVALTFYSFRIMMFLGFFFVFLILWSLWAWWKGKLTAERAGRQKWLLYSWMWAIPMSYIAMEAGWVVREVGRQPWVIQGVLRTEDGVSRLPAETVAGSLIGFVAIYFLLLIIFLVLAKRLLNKGPDFQPPFR, encoded by the coding sequence ATGGAAATCTTTCAGGATCATATCTTGCTCTCCCGCATTCACTTTGCTTTTACTGCGATTTTTCATATTATCTGGCCGGTGCTCACCATCGGTCTGAGCATTTTCCTGGTGGTAACGGAAGCACTCTGGCTCATTACCCGTAAGGAAATATATTACCATCATGCCCGTTTCTGGATGCGTCTTTTCCTGCTCAATTTTGCCGTGGGGGTGGTCAGCGGCATCCCCATGGAGTTTCAGTTTGGTACGAACTGGAGCGCCTTTTCCCGTACCGGTGGTGATATCTTCGGGCATCTTCTCGGCTTCGAGGCCTCCATGGCCTTCATGCTCGAGGCCGCATTCCTCGGGATTATGGCCTTCGGGTGGAAACGGGTCTCAGCCGGAATGCATCTTTTCGCGACCTGCATGGTCGCTTTTGGCGGCTCGCTTTCGGCCTTTTGGATTATGGCGGCCAATTCGTGGATGCAGACTCCGGTCGGCGGAGATTTCATCGAAGGACGTTTTTATCTGACGGATATTTTTGCAGCCATCTGGAATCCGGATGCCTTCTGGGGCATTACCCACATGTGGTTCGCCTGCCTGGAGATTTCCATTTTTGTTATCGGCGGCATCAGTGCCTGGTATCTGCTGCGAGGCAGACATCCGGATTTTTTTCTTCTCTCCTTCAAGATGATGATTATAGCCGGGCTTTTCATCACTACCCTCCAGGTTGTCAATGGTGATGGCGCCGGCAAATCGGTCTTCCAGAACCAGCCTGTCAAGCTGGCAGCTCTTGAAGCTCACTGGGAGACCAATCCCCAAGGCGAGGGTGCGGGCTGGAAAATTCTGGCCTGGCCCGATGAAAATCTCCAGGACAATACCTGGGATATCGAAGTGCCCTACGCCCTCAGCCTCATCACCACCTACTCGCCCACCGGTCAGGTTATGGGATTGCGCGAGGTCCCGGCAGAGGACCAGCCGCCGGTGGCGCTCACTTTTTATTCCTTCAGGATCATGATGTTTCTGGGGTTCTTCTTTGTCTTCCTCATTTTATGGTCGCTCTGGGCCTGGTGGAAAGGAAAACTGACTGCGGAGCGGGCAGGCCGGCAAAAATGGCTGCTGTATTCCTGGATGTGGGCGATTCCCATGAGCTATATCGCCATGGAGGCCGGATGGGTCGTTCGCGAGGTGGGCAGACAGCCATGGGTGATCCAGGGTGTGTTGCGCACTGAAGATGGGGTGAGCAGACTGCCGGCGGAGACGGTGGCCGGTTCTCTGATTGGTTTCGTTGCTATTTACTTCCTGCTGTTGATTATTTTTCTTGTGTTGGCAAAACGCCTGCTTAACAAAGGGCCGGATTTTCAGCCGCCTTTCCGATGA
- a CDS encoding class I SAM-dependent methyltransferase: protein MKVNWPERIWVNSRVRRYVQQQEARFFKRMGGFASGGKCLEIGCGCGVGAQIIHQSFAPGSIHALDIDVEMLQAAKKKRKAWRDVPLHLLAGDAQELPFADNSFDAVFNYGIIHHLEDWQKGITEIARVLKDNGVFFFEEIYPPLYANPLFRIMLAHPRENRFHGPQYRAALAASELNLLEGYKESRFAILGAAVKMEMKN, encoded by the coding sequence ATGAAGGTAAACTGGCCGGAACGTATCTGGGTCAATAGCCGCGTACGGCGATATGTGCAACAACAGGAAGCACGGTTTTTTAAAAGAATGGGCGGCTTCGCCTCCGGTGGAAAATGCCTGGAAATCGGCTGCGGCTGTGGAGTAGGGGCGCAGATTATCCATCAGTCTTTCGCTCCGGGCTCAATCCATGCCCTTGACATTGACGTGGAAATGCTGCAAGCTGCTAAAAAGAAGCGAAAAGCTTGGAGAGATGTGCCCCTGCACCTGCTGGCGGGTGACGCCCAGGAACTGCCTTTTGCCGATAACAGTTTTGATGCTGTTTTTAATTACGGTATTATTCATCATCTGGAAGACTGGCAGAAGGGAATTACCGAGATAGCCAGGGTACTCAAGGACAATGGCGTCTTTTTCTTTGAGGAAATCTATCCGCCTCTGTACGCCAATCCCCTTTTCCGCATCATGCTGGCACATCCGCGGGAGAATCGTTTTCACGGTCCTCAATATCGAGCCGCCCTCGCTGCATCAGAGCTGAATCTGCTCGAGGGTTACAAAGAGTCTCGTTTTGCAATTCTGGGTGCGGCTGTCAAGATGGAAATGAAAAATTGA
- the ubiE gene encoding bifunctional demethylmenaquinone methyltransferase/2-methoxy-6-polyprenyl-1,4-benzoquinol methylase UbiE — MMKDTAVKAMFETIAPSYDFQNSFLSLRRDIYWRKVLAETLDVKEGGIVLDVAVGTAETALAISLRHPQARIVGVDFSPGMLVVGRKKINDREHNSRISLTAGDGRRLPIRSNSVDAVTISFGIRNVEERYLALGEFHRVLKAGGKLYIMEFSYPDQPQLHRLYRFYFDHILPPLGNLISRTNYAYSYLAESVDSFPDDEAFSAEITAAGFADLNIKKLTFGISKIFQGRKEAQ, encoded by the coding sequence ATGATGAAAGATACGGCCGTCAAGGCGATGTTTGAAACTATTGCGCCAAGCTATGATTTTCAGAATAGTTTTCTCTCCCTGCGCCGGGATATTTACTGGCGCAAGGTGCTGGCGGAAACCCTGGATGTCAAAGAAGGAGGCATTGTTCTCGATGTTGCGGTGGGCACTGCCGAGACTGCTCTGGCCATCAGCCTCAGGCATCCTCAGGCACGTATTGTCGGGGTTGATTTTTCACCGGGCATGCTGGTGGTCGGCAGAAAAAAGATCAATGACAGAGAGCATAACTCCAGGATAAGCCTGACCGCAGGAGATGGTCGTCGATTGCCGATACGCAGCAATTCGGTGGATGCGGTAACGATTTCGTTTGGTATCCGTAATGTGGAGGAGCGCTATCTGGCTCTCGGTGAATTCCATCGTGTTCTCAAGGCAGGTGGAAAGCTGTATATTATGGAGTTTTCCTATCCGGATCAGCCGCAGCTTCACCGCCTCTATCGATTTTATTTTGACCATATCCTGCCGCCGCTGGGTAATCTTATTTCCCGCACTAATTATGCCTATAGTTATCTGGCGGAATCGGTCGATTCCTTTCCCGACGATGAGGCATTCTCAGCTGAAATTACGGCGGCGGGCTTTGCGGATCTCAACATTAAAAAACTGACCTTCGGCATTTCCAAGATATTCCAGGGTCGTAAGGAGGCGCAATGA